One genomic window of Planctomycetaceae bacterium includes the following:
- a CDS encoding VWA domain-containing protein, with translation MLQFFLNPLMLLGLAGVALPVIAHLLSRRKFDIVEWGAMQFLDPSRRTRRRLKLEELLLLLVRIGLIFLLAFAAARPWIDTGFLTGYRSGGSRDVVLVIDGSNSMARSDGLTTLHQKAVKRAIEFLDTLQPGDTVAVIDARDRPVAVIESPIHDRDLVRDSIVQLAPPSGAANLQAAGELAVGMLSRSSNGRREIIVLTDRQRAGWAVENDPLWKRFDDLLSFPSVRPRFWVVDISDGLAPLGQNIAVGRLDLSRDLTVPGFPVRFRVAVRNSGSTAVVVPLHVLVDGQRLAEKDTSVSVPANSDAVVELEYRFPSEGTRRLSVQADVPNDPLLIDNSADAAVRVTSAIPVLLVESSRSLVASEGHTFFAAAALTAPQNKSPWVKARVVRASDVTADDVTAAAVVVLPDVDRLPDGISEVIRDSVKRGSGVFISLGPDTTPAAFNALFVESGLLPAMKLTRIREVDPDAPEPTRVLPYSLQAGWLDRFRAREDSSFLKASYEKWWLADLSAAPVPSNDADGEALVDELDDDVLPAEPPIALAQLATGDPLLFSVRCGRGTVLISTTTLDTRWNNLPARPDFVPFIHEAIFQMASSKVRRNVSFGEPLLATLPLPANDMPLPELKFDAPFNRRLDAELSTGESESIAMLARTTLPGVYELRPAGRDADVGSRPIDSFVVNYDHSEDDSAELNDDDRSRLIVNNRMTFVDSTATLARLLYGDESHSELWALLMFSFLGMLVFELWMTRRLVLRGHGGLEGQ, from the coding sequence ATGCTGCAGTTTTTTCTGAACCCGCTGATGCTGCTCGGGCTGGCCGGTGTCGCGTTACCGGTGATTGCCCATTTGCTCAGTCGCCGAAAATTCGACATTGTCGAATGGGGAGCCATGCAGTTTCTGGACCCCAGTCGGCGCACGCGTCGCCGGCTGAAGCTGGAAGAATTGCTGCTGCTGCTTGTTCGAATCGGACTGATCTTCCTGCTTGCGTTCGCGGCGGCTCGTCCGTGGATCGACACCGGGTTTCTGACCGGTTATCGATCCGGCGGATCACGCGATGTGGTGCTGGTGATCGACGGATCGAATTCCATGGCTCGCAGCGACGGGTTGACGACGCTGCACCAAAAGGCAGTGAAGCGCGCGATTGAGTTTCTGGACACGCTGCAGCCCGGAGACACGGTCGCCGTCATTGACGCTCGTGACCGACCGGTCGCCGTGATTGAATCGCCGATTCACGACCGCGACCTTGTCCGTGACAGCATCGTTCAACTGGCACCGCCGTCGGGAGCCGCAAACCTCCAGGCGGCCGGCGAACTGGCCGTCGGAATGCTGAGCCGCAGCAGCAACGGCAGACGCGAGATCATTGTGCTGACCGATCGCCAGCGAGCCGGGTGGGCTGTGGAAAATGATCCGTTGTGGAAGCGATTCGACGACCTTCTGAGTTTTCCGTCAGTGCGTCCCCGGTTCTGGGTCGTCGACATCAGCGACGGACTGGCACCGTTGGGACAGAACATTGCCGTTGGTCGGCTGGATCTGTCGCGAGACCTGACGGTTCCTGGATTTCCGGTGCGATTTCGTGTAGCTGTCCGGAATTCCGGCAGCACGGCCGTTGTTGTGCCGCTGCACGTGCTGGTCGATGGTCAGCGGCTGGCTGAGAAGGACACCAGCGTTTCCGTTCCGGCAAATTCCGATGCGGTCGTTGAGCTGGAGTATCGTTTTCCGTCGGAAGGCACGCGTCGGCTGTCGGTTCAGGCCGACGTGCCGAATGATCCGCTGCTGATCGACAATTCAGCCGACGCCGCCGTGCGCGTCACTTCGGCCATTCCTGTGCTGCTGGTCGAATCGTCGCGCAGTCTGGTTGCCTCGGAAGGCCACACGTTCTTTGCCGCCGCGGCACTGACGGCTCCGCAGAACAAGTCGCCGTGGGTGAAGGCCAGGGTCGTGCGGGCTTCGGATGTCACTGCAGACGACGTCACGGCAGCCGCTGTCGTTGTTCTGCCGGACGTCGATCGTCTGCCCGATGGGATCTCAGAAGTGATCCGGGATTCCGTGAAGCGCGGCAGCGGAGTCTTCATTTCGCTGGGACCCGATACGACACCGGCAGCGTTCAATGCTCTGTTTGTGGAATCCGGATTGCTGCCGGCGATGAAGCTCACTCGGATCCGTGAGGTCGACCCGGATGCTCCGGAACCGACGCGCGTGCTTCCCTACAGTCTGCAGGCAGGCTGGTTGGACCGTTTTCGGGCACGCGAGGACAGCAGCTTTCTGAAGGCATCTTACGAAAAGTGGTGGCTGGCGGATCTTTCCGCGGCGCCGGTTCCTTCGAACGATGCTGACGGCGAAGCGCTGGTCGACGAACTCGATGACGATGTGCTTCCCGCAGAACCGCCGATTGCGCTGGCTCAATTGGCGACCGGAGATCCACTGCTGTTCAGTGTCAGGTGCGGCAGGGGAACCGTGCTGATTTCGACGACAACACTCGACACACGCTGGAACAACCTTCCCGCGAGGCCCGATTTCGTGCCGTTTATTCACGAAGCCATCTTTCAAATGGCGTCGTCCAAAGTTCGCCGCAATGTCAGCTTTGGTGAACCGCTGCTGGCCACGTTGCCGCTGCCGGCCAACGACATGCCGCTTCCGGAACTGAAGTTTGACGCTCCTTTTAACCGGCGGCTGGATGCGGAGCTGTCGACCGGTGAATCCGAGTCAATCGCCATGCTGGCTCGCACGACGCTGCCGGGGGTCTACGAATTGCGACCCGCGGGCAGGGACGCAGACGTCGGGTCCAGGCCAATCGATTCCTTCGTCGTCAACTATGATCATTCCGAAGACGATTCGGCCGAGCTGAATGACGATGACCGCAGCCGTCTGATCGTCAACAACAGAATGACATTCGTGGATTCCACAGCGACGCTTGCCAGGTTGCTGTACGGCGACGAGTCTCACAGCGAATTGTGGGCTTTGCTGATGTTTAGTTTTCTGGGAATGCTGGTGTTTGAACTGTGGATGACCAGGCGGCTTGTGCTGCGGGGACACGGCGGACTGGAAGGTCAATGA